One region of Quercus lobata isolate SW786 chromosome 2, ValleyOak3.0 Primary Assembly, whole genome shotgun sequence genomic DNA includes:
- the LOC115975267 gene encoding probable inactive ATP-dependent zinc metalloprotease FTSHI 1, chloroplastic isoform X4, protein MTSIGILSIPKLHHSKPNTHLKRPHTILSHSNGLSFTRRNRVHSPLFLSSFTVFCKSNSESSSQPGETSETTKDDFVTRVLKENPSQVEPKYLRGNKLYTLKEKEDLGKSSNEGVIEFVAKRLNLRSKAKKEGIEGGNESGVVDEAVYLKDILREYRGKLYVPEQIFGTQLSEEEEFDKNLEELPRMSFEEFQKAMKNDKIKLLTLKEDNSVLYINGYREFIVELKEIPGDKRLHRTKWAMRLNENEAQALLEEYTGPRYEIERHTMSWVGKVPEYPHPVASSISSRMMVELGVVTAVMAAAGIVVGGFLASAVFAVTSFIFVVTAYVVWPVVKPFLKLFLGLIFGVLERVWDNLVDLFSDGGIFSKISEFYTFGGVSASLEMAKPILLVLLTMVLLVRFTLSRRPKNFRKWDLWQGIDFSRSKAEARVDGSTGVKFGDVAGIDEAVEELQELVRYLKNPDLFDKMGIKPPHGVLLEGPPGCGKTLVAKAIAGEAGVPFYQMAGSEFVEVLVGVGSARIRDLFKRAKVNKPSVIFIDEIDALATRRQGIFKESTDHLYNAATQERETTLNQLLIELDGFDTGKGVIFLAATNRRDLLDPALLRPGRFDRKIRIRPPSAKGRTEILKIHASKVKMSETVDLSVYAQNLPGWTGAKLAQLVQEAALVAVRKGHRSILQSDMDDAVDRLTVGPKRVGIELGHQGQCRRATTEVGVAMTSHLLRRYENAKVECCDRISIVPRGQTLSQLVFNRLDDESYMFERRPQLLHRLQVLLGGRAAEEVIYGRDTSMASVGYLADASWLARKILTIWNLENPMVIHGEPPPWRKNVKFVGPRLDFEGSLYDDYGLIEPPVNFNLDDQVAERTEGLIRDMYGRTVDLLRRHHAALLKAVKVLVDQKEISGKEIDFILNKYPSQTPISLLLEEENPGSLPFNKQEEEQELEYALLTPSKGET, encoded by the exons ATGACCTCCATTGGTATTCTATCAATTCCTAAGCTACACCACTCCAAACCCAACACCCACCTTAAAAGACCACACACAATTCTCAGTCACTCCAATGGTTTGAGTTTCACTAGAAGAAATCGAGTTCATTCACCTTTGTTTCTTAGTTCATTCACAGTCTTTTGTAAGTCCAACTCAGAGTCCTCCTCACAGCCTGGTGAGACTAGTGAAACCACAAAAGATGATTTTGTGACCAGGGTTTTGAAGGAGAACCCAAGCCAGGTTGAGCCCAAGTACCTAAGAGGCAACAAATTGTAcactttgaaagaaaaagaggatTTGGGCAAGAGTTCCAATGAGGGTGTTATTGAATTCGTGGCAAAAAGGTTGAATTTGAGGTCGAAAGCGAAGAAAGAGGGCATAGAGGGTGGGAATGAGAGTGGAGTGGTGGATGAAGCTGTGTATTTGAAGGATATTTTGAGGGAGTATAGAGGGAAGCTCTATGTGCCTGAGCAAATTTTCGGGACCCAGTTATCAGAAGAAGAGGAATTCGATAAGAATTTGGAGGAGTTGCCGAGAATGAGCTTTGAGGAGTTTCAGAAAGCAATGAAGAATGATAAAATTAAGTTATTGACTTTGAAGGAGGATAACAGCGTATTGTATATTAATGGGTATAGGGAATTTATTGTGGAGTTGAAAGAGATACCGGGTGACAAGAGGTTGCATAGAACAAAATG GGCCATGAGACTGAATGAGAATGAAGCTCAAGCTCTTTTGGAGGAGTACACAGGTCCACGATATGAAATTGAGAGACATACTATG TCTTGGGTGGGAAAAGTACCAGAGTACCCTCATCCAGTGGCATCTTCCATATCTAGCAGAATGATGGTAGAGCTTGGAGTTGTGACAGCTGTGATGGCTGCTGCAGGAATTGTCGTAGGAGGTTTCCTGGCATCGGCTGTGTTTGCTGTAACCAGTTTCATCTTTGTGGTGACTGCATATGTTGTGTGGCCTGTAGTCAAACCCTTTCTAAAGCTTTTTCTTGGTCTCATATTTGGAGTTTTGGAGAGAGTTTGGGATAATCTTGTTGATCTATTCAGTGATGGAGGAATTTTCTCCAAGATCAGTGAATTTTACACTTTTGGTGGTGTGTCTGCCAGCCTTGAGATGGCAAAACCAATTCTGCTTGTCCTTTTGACTATGGTTCTTCTTGTTCGTTTCACACTTTCGAGAAGACCTAAGAACTTCAGGAAGTGG GATCTGTGGCAAGGGATTGATTTTTCACGATCTAAAGCAGAAGCTCGCGTTGAC GGTTCTACAGGAGTAAAGTTTGGTGATGTGGCTGGGATAGATGAAGCGGTAGAGGAACTCCAAGAG TTGGTGAGGTACTTGAAGAACCCAGATCTGTTTGATAAAATGGGGATAAAACCTCCACATGGAGTTCTTTTGGAAGGCCCTCCTGGATGTGGCAAG ACCCTGGTTGCAAAGGCCATAGCTGGCGAAGCTGGTGTTCCATTTTACCAAATGGCTGGATCTGAATTTGTTGAAGTTTTAGTTGGTGTTGGTTCTGCTCGTATCAGGGATCTATTTAAAAGAGCCAAG GTGAACAAACCATCAGTTATATTCATTGATGAAATTGACGCATTGGCAACTAG GCGTCAAGGAATTTTCAAGGAATCTACCGACCACCTGTATAATGCAGCCACTCAAGAGAGGGAAACAACATTGAACCAGCTCTTGATAGAGCTTGATGGGTTCGATACTGGAAAAGGAGTGATATTTTTAGCAGCTACAAATCGTAGGGATTTGTTAGATCCTGCACTTCTTCGACCTGGTCGTTTTGATCGCAAG ATAAGAATTCGCCCTCCTAGTGCAAAAGGGAGGACGGAGATTCTGAAGATTCATGCAAGCAAAGTGAAAATGTCAGAGACTGTTGATTTATCCGTCTATGCTCAGAACCTACCTG GATGGACGGGAGCAAAGTTGGCTCAGCTGGTCCAAGAGGCTGCTCTTGTGGCAGTTAGGAAAGGGCATCGGTCAATTCTTCAGTCGGACATGGATGATGCAGTAGACAGACTTACAGTGGGACCTAAACGTGTTGGAATAGAATTGGGTCATCAGGGACAATGTCGTAGGGCTACTACTGAAGTGGGAGTCGCAATGACTTCCCATCTGCTCCGGCGATATGAGAATGCAAAAGTTGAATGCTGTGATCGCATTTCAATTGTGCCTCGTGGTCAG ACATTGTCTCAACTTGTATTTAATCGACTTGATGACGAATCATACATGTTTGAACGCCGGCCTCAATTGCTGCATCGCCTTCAG GTATTACTTGGAGGGAGGGCTGCTGAAGAGGTCATTTATGGACGGGACACGTCTATGGCATCAGTCGGCTACCTTGCAGATGCATCCTGGCTTGCCCGTAAAATTTTAACCAT ATGGAACTTGGAGAATCCAATGGTCATACACGGAGAACCACCACCTTGGAGGAAGAACGTTAAATTTGTAGGCCCAAGGCTGGACTTTGAAGGATCTCTTTATGATGACTATGGTCTGATTGAACCTCCAGTCAACTTCAATTTAGATGATCAAGTTGCAGAGAGGACCGAAGGGCTGATCAGGGACATGTACGGAAGGACAGTTGATTTGCTTAGGAGGCACCATGCAGCTTTGCTCAAAGCTGTGAAG GTTCTTGTTGATCAGAAGGAAATAAGTGGGAAAGAAATTGATTTCATCCTGAACAAGTACCCTTCACAAACCCCTATAAGTCTCCTTTTAGAGGAGGAAAATCCTGGAAGTCTTCCATTCAATAAACAAGAAGAAGAGCAAGAATTGGAGTATGCCCTACTAACTCCATCCAAAGGAGAAACCTAG